The Callospermophilus lateralis isolate mCalLat2 chromosome 15, mCalLat2.hap1, whole genome shotgun sequence genome window below encodes:
- the Adra2a gene encoding alpha-2A adrenergic receptor, giving the protein MFRQEQPLAEGSFAPMGSLQPDAGNTSWNGTEAPGGGAQAIPYSLQVTLTLVCLAGLLMLLTVFGNVLVIIAVFTSRALKAPQNLFLVSLASADILVATLVIPFSLANEVMGYWYFGKAWCEIYLALDVLFCTSSIVHLCAISLDRYWSITQAIEYNLKRTPRRIKAIIVTVWVISAVISFPPLISIEKKGGGDGQQPAEQRCEINDQKWYVISSCIGSFFAPCLIMILVYIRIYQIAKRRTRVPPSRRGPDAAAAQPGSAERRPNGLGPERCAGPAGAEAEPLPTQLNGAPGEPAPAGTREADALDLEESSSSEHAERPPGPRRPERGPRAKVKARASQVKPGDSLPRRGPGATGPGASVVGPGEERGGGAKASRWRGRQNREKRFTFVLAVVIGVFVVCWFPFFFTYTLTAVGCSVPRTLFKFFFWFGYCNSSLNPVIYTIFNHDFRRAFKKILCRGGRKRIV; this is encoded by the coding sequence ATGTTCCGCCAGGAGCAGCCGCTGGCCGAGGGCAGCTTTGCGCCCATGGGCTCCCTGCAGCCGGACGCCGGCAACACAAGCTGGAATGGGACCGAGGCGCCAGGGGGCGGTGCCCAGGCCATCCCTTACTCCCTGCAGGTGACGCTGACGTTGGTGTGCCTGGCTGGCCTGCTCATGCTGCTCACGGTGTTCGGCAACGTGCTGGTCATCATCGCGGTGTTCACCAGCCGTGCTCTCAAGGCGCCCCAAAACCTCTTCCTGGTGTCTCTGGCCTCGGCGGACATCCTGGTGGCCACGCTGGTCATTCCTTTCTCGCTGGCCAACGAGGTCATGGGCTACTGGTATTTTGGCAAGGCATGGTGCGAGATCTACCTGGCGCTCGACGTGCTCTTCTGCACGTCGTCCATTGTGCACCTGTGCGCCATCAGCCTGGACCGCTACTGGTCCATCACGCAGGCCATCGAGTACAACCTGAAGCGCACGCCACGCCGCATCAAGGCCATCATCGTTACTGTGTGGGTCATCTCTGCTGTCATATCCTTCCCGCCGCTTATCTCCATCGAGAAGAAGGGCGGCGGCGACGGGCAGCAGCCGGCCGAGCAGCGCTGCGAGATCAATGACCAGAAGTGGTACGTCATCTCGTCGTGCATAGGCTCCTTCTTCGCGCCCTGCCTCATCATGATCCTGGTCTACATACGCATCTACCAGATCGCCAAGCGCCGCACCCGCGTGCCGCCCAGCCGCCGAGGTCCGGACGCCGCTGCCGCGCAGCCCGGGAGCGCCGAACGCAGGCCCAACGGCCTGGGCCCCGAGCGCTGCGCGGGCCCCGCGGGCGCAGAGGCCGAGCCGCTGCCCACCCAGCTCAATGGCGCCCCGGGGGAGCCCGCACCGGCCGGGACGCGCGAGGCCGACGCGCTGGACCTGGAGGAAAGCTCCTCCTCGGAACACGCCGAGCGACCCCCGGGGCCCCGCAGACCCGAGCGCGGCCCCCGGGCCAAAGTCAAGGCTCGGGCGAGCCAGGTGAAGCCCGGGGACAGTCTGCCCCGGCGCGGGCCAGGGGCCACCGGGCCTGGGGCTTCGGTGGTGGGGCCCGGGGAGGAGCGCGGCGGGGGCGCCAAAGCGTCGCGCTGGCGCGGGCGGCAGAACCGCGAGAAGCGCTTCACGTTCGTGCTGGCGGTGGTCATCGGCGTGTTCGTGGTGTGCTGGTTCCCCTTCTTCTTCACCTACACGCTCACGGCCGTCGGCTGCTCGGTGCCACGCACGCTCTTCAAGTTCTTCTTCTGGTTTGGCTACTGCAACAGCTCGCTGAACCCGGTTATCTACACCATCTTCAACCACGACTTCCGCCGCGCATTCAAGAAGATCCTCTGCCGCGGGGGTAGGAAGCGGATCGTGTGA